ttaatgtttttagtaaCTAACAAACGTTTTCATACATTCGTATTATTTCAAAGTCAAATATCAATAACGTTTGAGCAGATCTAAACATTTCctggtagtgtatatatatatatatatatatatatatatatatatatatatatatatatatatatatatatattaatgttatatttaatccACAGCAGATaccaaaaggagaaaaaaaaagatggcatCCATCATTTTCTATGGCTGGGAAGTCTTCTATGATGAAGATCATCATCTCCAGGCAGACCAGACACCCAAATTAGGCAGACTCTATACCATGTATCATGGCACCACTGTTCAAACAGCCCGTCTGATCATAAAAACAGGCTTTAAACAGTCGGCAGATGGAATGCTGGGACCTGGAGTTTATGTGAGCCGTAACCAGAAGAAAGCAGAACGCTATCCTCTAAAATCCCCCCCTACTGACAGAGTAGTGCTTAAACTAAGTATTGATTGTGGAAGAGTCAAAAAAATTGATAAGGACAACCATCCCCTTCAGAAGTCGTGGTATAGCCAGGGATATGACACTGCCTGGGTGCCTCCTAACTGTGGCATGATGGCCGTGCCCAGTGGTCTGGAAGAGGACTGCGTCTATGACCCCCAGCGTATCGAAGTCACGGATATTGCTCTCGCTCCCAACACGGCCATCTTAAATGAACTCCAACAGCTCATCGCTCAAAACAAGAAGGGGTCATCAAATTCAAACAGCTCAGGTACATGTACAGTGTGCAAGCTCAAACTAGGGCCTGCTCATGCCATACAGTCATGCTGGGGGTGTGGAGAGACGATCTGCTCTTTCCTGACCAAACATGTGTGC
This genomic interval from Puntigrus tetrazona isolate hp1 chromosome 5, ASM1883169v1, whole genome shotgun sequence contains the following:
- the LOC122345349 gene encoding grass carp reovirus (GCRV)-induced gene 2p; this translates as MASIIFYGWEVFYDEDHHLQADQTPKLGRLYTMYHGTTVQTARLIIKTGFKQSADGMLGPGVYVSRNQKKAERYPLKSPPTDRVVLKLSIDCGRVKKIDKDNHPLQKSWYSQGYDTAWVPPNCGMMAVPSGLEEDCVYDPQRIEVTDIALAPNTAILNELQQLIAQNKKGSSNSNSSGTCTVCKLKLGPAHAIQSCWGCGETICSFLTKHVCNR